One Hordeum vulgare subsp. vulgare chromosome 4H, MorexV3_pseudomolecules_assembly, whole genome shotgun sequence DNA window includes the following coding sequences:
- the LOC123450522 gene encoding dicarboxylate transporter 2.1, chloroplastic-like — protein sequence MAADPPPRAATVLRCCPLVLGPLPVGAWAFVGLTTAMATQTLPFEAAFSAFTNEVIWLIVISFLFARGFVKTGLGDRIATYFIKWLGGSTLGLSYGLTVSEACIAPAMPSTTARAGGVFLPIIKSLALSAGSKPNDQSSRKLGSYLVMTQFEEMWVLV from the exons ATGGCCGCTGAT ccgccgccacgcgCAGCCACCGTCCTTCGCTGTTGTCCCCTCGTGCTCGGCCCGCTCCCCGTGGGCGCCTGGGCTTTCGTCGGCCTCACCACCGCCATGGCCACGCAGACGCTCCCCTTCGAGGCCGCCTTCTCCGCCTTCACCAACGAGGTCATCTGGCTCATCGTCATCTCCTTCTTATTTGCGCGAGGCTTCGTCAAGACCGGACTCGGCGACCGCATTGCCACCTATTTCATCAAGTGGCTCGGTGGCAGCACGCTGGGGCTCTCCTACGGGCTCACCgtcagcgaggcatgcatcgcgcCGGCCATGCCCAGCACCACCGCCAGGGCCGGGGGCGTCTTCCTGCCTATCATCAAGTCGCTCGCGCTCTCCGCGGGCAGCAAGCCTAACGACCAGTCGTCGCGGAAGCTCGGCTCCTATCTTGTGATGACCCAGTTCGAG GAGATGTGGGTGTTAGTATGA